A stretch of the Ptychodera flava strain L36383 chromosome 18, AS_Pfla_20210202, whole genome shotgun sequence genome encodes the following:
- the LOC139117794 gene encoding uncharacterized protein, with protein MNVPVWCLLVQLLFVFTSLEATTDAARRNQNRLKSRQKINLHWLYGQLGKRSGDSSFAKDGDFQLHEARERLPYEGSYDPAEKNQPTELEEQHSVPFEHARRNSSIFKLCLGLSYPDTWKCKMIDLIVMEKIQAMLQKREMYLV; from the exons ATGAACGTACCGGTCTGGTGTCTGCTTGTACAACTGCTATTCGTCTTCACGTCGTTAGAAGCAACAACCGACGCAGCGAGAAGGAATCAAAACAGACTTAAAAGTAGGCAGAAGATTAACCTTCATTGGCTCTACGGACAGCTTG GAAAACGAAGCGGAGACAGTTCGTTCGCCAAGGACGGAGACTTTCAGTTACATGAAGCTCGTGAAAGACTGCCTTACGAAGGCAGTTATGATCCAGCCGAAAAG AACCAACCCACAGAATTGGAAGAACAGCATAGCGTTCCTTTTGAACATGCGAGGAGAAATTCTTCCATTTTCAAACTCTGTCTCGGCCTGTCGTATCCGGACACTTGGAAATGCAAG ATGATTGACTTGATTGTGATGGAGAAGATTCAAGCAATGCTACAGAAACGAGAGATGTATCTAGTATGA